In a genomic window of Terriglobia bacterium:
- a CDS encoding winged helix-turn-helix domain-containing protein yields the protein MDAMQNGFSGITPKPLSQSDFLIEDWLIQPSLNLIVCGSTISHLEPKAMQVLVFLAEHQGEVLSKDTLLKSVWPDTFVSEQVLTNAIWQIRQGFGEKNKAFIQTVPKNGYRLNAAVLPNWSEFQVGYERALFEIEQPKPEPELPEKPQPSPEKEPPAWKRKLFVFSTTAVMAVLAGAAVFHTFVRVPTAKNTTIAVLPFKNASGDPQEEYLSDGMTEELIQQIGNLQPQQLGVIARTSAMSYKNSSKRIDEIGRELNADYILDGSLRRDGNKVRVTANLVDVKSQRQLWGQTYVQDGKDILLLQSDIAASIANQIDLRLTPQQKAKLASPREANPAARDEYLRGIYLMGKFDKEGVEGAIEHFKRAVELDPQYAQAHVGLADAYFVLGQPLRFVAGVPPMENLAKSKAEATIATQLDNNLAGAHSLLGIAKLYHDWDWKGAESEFQKALELDANSTSAHLYYALFLTCSGRHQQAAPHIRRALELDPLRLPLVTLAGELYADARNYDAAFAQVQKVLELDSNFEYALNVKTGLLMYTGRGAEALDFIEQEMKRRNATAEELSQLRAAFSKSGMRGLYQVMVERIAGNPDPLKEIPRALYYARLGDADKAMESLEKAYAMHDGALLFLRVHPAFAGMQGDPRFEDLARRVGIPKG from the coding sequence ATGGACGCGATGCAAAACGGATTTTCGGGAATTACACCCAAACCGCTGTCGCAGTCGGACTTTCTGATCGAGGATTGGCTGATTCAGCCCAGCCTTAACCTTATTGTCTGTGGTTCAACAATAAGCCACCTCGAACCGAAGGCGATGCAGGTGCTCGTGTTCCTGGCCGAGCACCAAGGCGAAGTCCTCAGTAAAGACACGTTACTGAAATCGGTGTGGCCCGACACGTTCGTCTCCGAGCAGGTTCTTACAAATGCCATCTGGCAAATACGCCAGGGCTTCGGTGAGAAGAACAAAGCGTTCATCCAGACGGTGCCGAAGAATGGATACCGGTTGAACGCTGCGGTGCTGCCTAACTGGTCGGAATTCCAGGTTGGATATGAGCGGGCGCTGTTTGAGATCGAGCAACCGAAGCCAGAGCCTGAACTTCCCGAGAAGCCACAGCCCTCTCCGGAGAAAGAACCACCTGCCTGGAAGAGGAAGCTGTTTGTGTTTTCAACAACGGCGGTAATGGCCGTACTGGCAGGGGCAGCCGTGTTTCACACATTTGTGAGAGTTCCCACGGCAAAAAACACCACGATTGCCGTGTTGCCGTTTAAGAACGCCAGCGGCGACCCGCAGGAAGAGTATCTCAGCGACGGAATGACTGAGGAGTTGATCCAGCAGATCGGAAACCTGCAACCACAACAGCTGGGAGTAATCGCCCGTACTTCGGCGATGAGCTACAAGAACTCGTCTAAACGGATTGACGAAATTGGGCGAGAATTGAATGCCGACTACATCCTTGACGGCAGCCTTCGACGAGATGGCAACAAGGTGCGCGTGACGGCGAACCTGGTGGACGTGAAATCGCAGCGGCAGTTGTGGGGCCAAACCTATGTGCAGGACGGGAAAGACATCCTCCTGTTGCAGAGCGACATTGCAGCTTCCATTGCCAACCAGATTGATTTACGGCTGACTCCACAACAGAAGGCGAAGCTTGCAAGTCCACGGGAGGCGAATCCGGCAGCCCGCGACGAGTACCTGCGCGGAATATACCTGATGGGGAAATTCGACAAGGAAGGAGTGGAGGGCGCCATCGAGCACTTCAAACGGGCAGTTGAGTTGGATCCTCAATATGCGCAAGCACACGTGGGGCTGGCAGACGCTTACTTTGTGTTGGGTCAGCCGCTGCGGTTCGTTGCCGGAGTTCCCCCGATGGAGAACCTCGCCAAGTCGAAGGCTGAGGCTACGATCGCGACCCAGTTGGACAACAATCTTGCAGGTGCACACAGTCTGCTGGGAATTGCCAAGCTGTACCACGACTGGGATTGGAAGGGAGCGGAATCGGAATTTCAGAAGGCCCTGGAACTGGATGCTAACTCCACTTCGGCACATCTTTACTACGCGTTGTTCCTGACTTGCTCAGGGCGCCACCAGCAAGCTGCGCCTCATATCCGACGCGCCCTGGAGTTGGATCCGCTGAGGCTGCCGCTGGTTACGCTGGCAGGCGAACTCTACGCGGACGCCAGAAACTACGACGCGGCGTTCGCGCAGGTACAAAAAGTCCTGGAACTGGATAGCAATTTTGAATATGCGCTGAACGTGAAGACGGGCCTTTTGATGTATACGGGCAGAGGGGCGGAGGCGCTGGACTTCATAGAACAAGAGATGAAACGAAGGAATGCGACAGCGGAAGAATTGTCTCAGCTACGTGCGGCTTTTTCGAAGTCGGGAATGCGAGGACTGTACCAGGTTATGGTAGAGCGCATCGCAGGTAATCCGGACCCCCTCAAGGAGATACCTCGAGCGTTGTATTATGCACGGCTCGGAGACGCCGATAAAGCCATGGAGTCGCTGGAGAAAGCGTACGCGATGCACGATGGCGCACTTCTTTTCCTGCGCGTGCATCCCGCCTTCGCGGGAATGCAGGGAGATCCACGATTTGAAGATTTGGCCCGGCGGGTTGGGATACCGAAGGGATGA
- the acpP gene encoding acyl carrier protein codes for MASVEDKVKQIIVEQLGVDEGEVTPNASFVDDLGADSLDTVELVMAFEEAFDIEIPDEDAEKIRTVKDAVDYIDKHAKGK; via the coding sequence ATGGCTTCTGTAGAAGATAAAGTAAAGCAGATTATCGTTGAGCAACTCGGTGTGGACGAGGGCGAAGTCACGCCCAACGCATCGTTCGTGGACGATCTTGGCGCGGATTCGCTCGACACCGTGGAACTGGTGATGGCGTTCGAAGAGGCCTTCGACATCGAAATCCCCGATGAGGATGCCGAGAAGATCCGTACCGTCAAAGATGCGGTTGACTACATCGACAAGCACGCGAAGGGTAAGTAA
- the fabF gene encoding beta-ketoacyl-ACP synthase II: MARRVVITGIGLICGVGNTVPEVWSGLLAGKSGIARITHFDASAFACQIAAEVKNFDPLNFVEKKELKKMGRFIHLALAATDEAMKMSGLQVTPEIATRVGVHIGSGIGGFDVIEREHCALLEGGPRKISPFFIPATIINLAAGHVSIRYGAKGPNEATATACTTSAHSIGDAFKIIQRNDADVMIAGGTEGAITPMGVGGFAAMRALSTRNDDPEHASRPWDKDRDGFIVGEGSGILILEELEFARRRGAKILAEIVGYGMSADAYHITVPSEDGDGGFRVMTNAINDAGIKPSDVGYVNAHGTSTPVGDVLEARAIRRCFGDYKVPVSSTKSMTGHLLGGAGGLEGGITVLALLNQTLPPTVNLESQDPDTEGMDFVPNHPRKAEFEYALSNSFGFGGTNGSLLFRRWSE; the protein is encoded by the coding sequence GTGGCGCGTCGGGTGGTCATTACCGGGATCGGGCTGATCTGCGGTGTCGGGAATACGGTTCCAGAGGTCTGGTCGGGCCTGCTGGCCGGTAAGAGCGGCATCGCCAGGATCACGCATTTTGACGCCTCCGCATTCGCTTGCCAGATAGCGGCGGAGGTCAAGAATTTCGATCCTCTCAACTTCGTCGAAAAGAAAGAACTGAAAAAAATGGGGCGCTTCATCCATCTTGCCCTGGCAGCGACGGATGAAGCCATGAAGATGTCCGGCCTGCAGGTGACGCCCGAAATCGCAACTCGCGTCGGCGTTCACATCGGATCCGGCATCGGCGGATTCGACGTCATCGAGCGCGAGCACTGCGCGTTGCTCGAAGGCGGCCCCCGCAAGATCTCCCCATTCTTCATTCCTGCAACCATCATCAATCTTGCCGCCGGCCACGTCAGCATTCGTTACGGCGCCAAGGGGCCCAATGAAGCCACTGCAACCGCATGCACGACCAGCGCGCATTCCATCGGAGACGCTTTCAAGATCATTCAGCGCAACGATGCGGATGTCATGATCGCTGGCGGCACCGAAGGAGCGATCACGCCGATGGGGGTGGGCGGTTTCGCCGCCATGCGCGCGCTTTCCACGCGCAACGACGATCCAGAGCATGCCAGCCGTCCATGGGATAAGGATCGCGACGGCTTCATCGTTGGCGAAGGCTCGGGCATTCTGATCCTGGAAGAACTCGAGTTCGCCCGTCGCCGCGGCGCCAAAATCCTCGCCGAGATCGTCGGGTACGGCATGAGCGCGGATGCCTATCACATCACCGTGCCATCGGAAGACGGCGACGGCGGTTTCCGTGTCATGACCAATGCCATCAACGACGCCGGCATCAAGCCAAGCGACGTCGGCTACGTCAACGCGCACGGCACCTCGACCCCGGTCGGAGATGTGCTTGAGGCAAGGGCAATCCGCCGCTGCTTTGGCGACTACAAGGTGCCCGTCAGTTCGACCAAGTCGATGACCGGACACCTGCTTGGCGGCGCCGGCGGACTGGAAGGTGGCATCACGGTTCTGGCGCTGTTGAACCAAACCCTGCCGCCAACCGTCAATCTCGAGAGCCAGGACCCCGATACCGAGGGAATGGATTTCGTGCCCAACCACCCGCGCAAAGCGGAATTCGAGTACGCACTCTCGAATTCCTTCGGCTTCGGCGGGACCAACGGCTCGCTCCTGTTCCGCCGGTGGTCCGAGTGA
- a CDS encoding PilZ domain-containing protein, with the protein MAPVPAPQKSGGPKAYAYVALIGLGDAAAKLIGDCFKQFGIETNAFSPEDAPVRFKREKYEACVLSLRAPNVGQLLGDIRSSTNTQRMVVYGICGTMQEALQFSQYGVNATFNDPLDRQNLLRVIRATHLLVLHELRRYVRIPIVTEVRVRSNGTIHRATMIEVSGGGLSMHSHAGFDFGENVEVLFALPNAKEVSIRGTIVWIRPDSGATGVRYELQDPGREIVKSWIDDYLDIE; encoded by the coding sequence ATGGCTCCTGTTCCAGCCCCGCAAAAATCGGGTGGTCCTAAGGCGTACGCCTACGTCGCCCTCATCGGTCTGGGCGACGCGGCCGCCAAACTGATCGGCGATTGTTTTAAGCAGTTCGGAATCGAAACGAACGCGTTCAGTCCGGAAGACGCGCCGGTCCGCTTCAAGCGTGAAAAGTATGAGGCCTGCGTGCTATCGCTGCGGGCTCCGAACGTGGGCCAGTTGCTTGGCGATATTCGGAGCAGCACCAACACGCAGCGCATGGTGGTTTACGGAATTTGCGGAACGATGCAGGAAGCATTGCAATTCTCGCAGTACGGCGTGAACGCCACCTTCAATGATCCTCTCGATCGCCAGAACCTGCTTCGCGTCATTCGCGCCACGCACCTGCTCGTTCTGCACGAACTGCGTCGCTACGTTCGCATCCCCATCGTCACCGAGGTCCGGGTACGCTCCAATGGCACCATCCATCGCGCCACAATGATCGAAGTGAGTGGCGGCGGACTCTCCATGCACAGTCACGCGGGATTCGATTTCGGCGAGAACGTTGAAGTCCTGTTCGCTTTGCCCAATGCAAAAGAAGTCTCCATTCGCGGCACCATCGTCTGGATCCGCCCCGATTCCGGCGCAACCGGCGTTCGCTATGAATTACAGGACCCCGGCCGCGAAATCGTGAAGTCCTGGATCGACGACTACCTGGACATTGAATGA
- a CDS encoding ATP-binding cassette domain-containing protein codes for MTNTLELHGITKRYDSFTAVDSLSFSIPQGCVYGLLGPNGAGKTTTIRMMIGITLPDSGEVWMFGERFRTAHLDRVGYLPEERGLYKRMKISELLSFFAQLKGISRVEADKRAARWLERLDLQQWAKAKAEELSKGMQQKVQFIASVLHDPEFVIMDEFSSGLDPANARDLENILLELRKAGKTILFSTHRMDQVEKLCDEITLVNHGRAVLQGELRAVKASYGKSSVEIEYDGDTSFLERKDLVQSFHNSGNRIELKLAPGADSQSLLRLAADKARISKFELVEPSLEEIFIDVVSAGKNGGAALNGAAGVTNA; via the coding sequence ATGACTAATACCCTGGAACTGCACGGCATCACCAAGCGCTATGACAGCTTCACTGCCGTCGACTCGCTTAGTTTCTCCATCCCGCAAGGGTGCGTCTACGGCCTGTTAGGTCCCAACGGCGCCGGGAAGACAACCACCATCCGCATGATGATCGGTATCACCTTGCCCGACAGCGGCGAGGTCTGGATGTTTGGCGAACGCTTCAGGACGGCGCATCTCGACCGCGTCGGCTATCTTCCCGAAGAGCGCGGCCTCTACAAGCGGATGAAAATCAGCGAACTGCTCAGTTTCTTCGCGCAACTGAAGGGCATTTCGCGAGTCGAGGCCGACAAGCGTGCCGCCCGATGGCTCGAGCGCCTCGATCTGCAGCAGTGGGCAAAAGCGAAGGCCGAGGAACTCTCCAAGGGAATGCAGCAGAAAGTTCAATTCATCGCCTCGGTCCTGCACGACCCCGAGTTCGTCATCATGGACGAATTCTCCTCCGGCCTCGATCCCGCAAATGCGCGCGACCTCGAAAACATCCTGCTGGAGCTCCGCAAGGCCGGAAAGACCATCCTCTTCTCGACCCACCGCATGGACCAGGTCGAGAAACTCTGCGACGAGATCACGCTCGTGAATCACGGCCGCGCCGTTCTCCAGGGCGAACTCCGTGCCGTCAAGGCAAGCTACGGCAAGTCCTCTGTCGAGATCGAGTATGACGGCGATACCTCCTTCCTCGAACGCAAGGACCTCGTGCAGTCGTTCCACAACTCAGGCAACCGAATCGAGTTGAAGCTGGCTCCTGGCGCCGATTCCCAATCCTTGCTCCGCCTCGCCGCGGATAAGGCACGCATCAGCAAGTTCGAACTCGTTGAGCCCTCACTGGAGGAAATTTTCATTGACGTGGTGAGCGCCGGGAAAAATGGCGGTGCTGCATTAAACGGAGCCGCGGGGGTGACCAATGCGTAA
- a CDS encoding ABC transporter permease, whose protein sequence is MRNVWLIVKREYLERVRTRAFILFTVLMPIFVAGVVVVPSKLMMMKSDAVRHIVVAAPTMQLANEIKSQLENPERPTKSRANSDENTSPKFAVDAQQTTDEAARNELTTQVAKNKIDGFVWLTDQAITDNKFVYVTSHPSDFTDFSTVQGAVNRSVMRFRVAAKGIPPDQIKGILKRLDMDVTSVDKSGKEGPPVGIAAFFLPYVMMFIIYMTVLIYGMAVMRSVLQEKTSRVMEVMLSAATPTQMMAGKLIGVGAVGITQILIWLATLVIFSTPALAAAGPVMKDLSIQPAVLVCLAVFFLLGYFLYSSMYAAVGAMVNSEEEAQQLQWPVMMPLILCVVFASAVIRDPNTPLAFWTSIFPFTAPIIMFVRVAVQMPPLWQILLSIALQILAIWGMIWVCARIYRVGILMYGKRPTLPEIMKWIKYA, encoded by the coding sequence ATGCGTAATGTCTGGCTGATCGTCAAACGCGAGTATCTTGAAAGGGTTCGCACCCGTGCCTTCATCCTCTTTACCGTGCTGATGCCGATCTTCGTCGCCGGTGTCGTTGTGGTCCCGAGCAAGCTGATGATGATGAAGTCCGACGCTGTCCGGCACATCGTCGTCGCTGCACCGACCATGCAACTCGCGAATGAGATCAAGTCGCAGTTGGAGAATCCCGAGCGTCCGACAAAGTCGCGTGCCAACAGCGATGAAAACACCTCGCCAAAGTTCGCCGTGGACGCGCAGCAGACGACAGATGAGGCCGCGCGCAACGAACTCACGACGCAGGTTGCCAAAAACAAGATCGACGGCTTTGTCTGGCTTACCGATCAAGCGATTACCGATAACAAGTTCGTCTACGTCACCAGCCATCCCAGCGACTTCACCGATTTCTCTACCGTGCAGGGCGCGGTCAATCGCTCTGTCATGCGCTTTCGAGTTGCGGCAAAGGGAATTCCGCCGGACCAGATCAAAGGCATTCTCAAGCGCCTCGACATGGACGTCACCAGCGTGGATAAAAGCGGTAAAGAGGGCCCGCCGGTCGGCATCGCCGCCTTCTTCCTGCCCTATGTGATGATGTTCATCATCTATATGACCGTCCTCATCTACGGCATGGCCGTAATGCGCTCGGTCCTGCAGGAGAAGACCTCCCGCGTCATGGAGGTGATGCTCTCCGCCGCAACGCCCACTCAAATGATGGCGGGGAAACTGATTGGAGTTGGCGCGGTCGGGATCACACAGATCTTGATCTGGCTGGCGACACTTGTCATCTTCAGCACGCCAGCGTTAGCCGCTGCAGGACCCGTGATGAAGGACCTCAGCATTCAACCCGCCGTGCTGGTGTGCCTCGCCGTGTTCTTCCTGCTGGGATACTTTCTCTATAGCAGCATGTACGCGGCCGTCGGTGCCATGGTCAATTCCGAAGAAGAAGCCCAGCAGTTGCAGTGGCCGGTAATGATGCCGCTCATCCTGTGCGTCGTATTTGCCAGTGCCGTCATTCGCGACCCGAATACTCCGCTCGCCTTTTGGACCTCCATCTTCCCATTCACCGCTCCGATCATCATGTTCGTCCGGGTCGCGGTGCAGATGCCGCCACTCTGGCAGATCCTTTTGTCCATCGCCCTGCAGATCCTCGCAATCTGGGGAATGATCTGGGTCTGCGCCCGTATTTATCGCGTCGGTATCCTCATGTACGGCAAGCGCCCAACCCTGCCGGAAATCATGAAATGGATTAAGTACGCGTGA
- a CDS encoding lysophospholipid acyltransferase family protein, giving the protein MASSDATVMDEQTTPDERPFTFRQRLALFSISVAGYLAISIICRTVRFTASTEEEGVTDPAALPPPQTIAPFWHRCVFSATYFFRKRGISVMTSRSFDGEYIARIIEKFGFRAVRGSSSRGGVRALLGMHTVIEGDGVAAFTIDGPRGPVYVAKPGPVLLARNTGAPIRCFYIAVKDGWVLNSWDRFVIPKPFTRAHVRWSRPIFVPRQTDSVAAQQFHAEMQAALERVRDQANALVGSAV; this is encoded by the coding sequence GTGGCTTCATCCGACGCAACCGTGATGGACGAGCAGACGACTCCTGACGAGCGCCCCTTCACTTTCCGCCAGCGCCTGGCCCTCTTCTCTATTTCCGTGGCTGGCTACCTTGCCATCTCGATCATCTGCCGCACCGTCCGCTTCACAGCCAGCACCGAAGAAGAGGGCGTCACCGATCCCGCCGCCCTTCCGCCGCCTCAAACCATTGCCCCCTTCTGGCATCGCTGCGTCTTCTCCGCAACCTACTTCTTTCGCAAGCGGGGTATCTCCGTCATGACCAGTCGCAGCTTCGACGGCGAGTACATTGCGCGGATCATCGAGAAGTTCGGTTTCCGGGCCGTGCGCGGATCAAGTTCTCGCGGCGGCGTTCGCGCGCTTCTCGGGATGCACACCGTCATCGAAGGAGATGGCGTCGCAGCATTCACCATCGATGGTCCACGAGGTCCGGTCTACGTGGCCAAGCCTGGCCCGGTCCTGCTCGCCCGCAATACCGGCGCACCCATCCGCTGCTTCTACATTGCCGTGAAAGACGGCTGGGTGCTGAATTCCTGGGATCGCTTCGTCATCCCGAAGCCTTTCACTCGCGCGCACGTTCGCTGGTCGCGCCCCATCTTCGTTCCTCGCCAAACCGACAGCGTCGCCGCCCAGCAGTTTCACGCCGAAATGCAGGCCGCGCTCGAGCGTGTTCGTGACCAGGCCAACGCGCTTGTTGGTTCTGCCGTTTGA
- a CDS encoding TonB-dependent receptor yields the protein MRFTYFLFLLLITPTAFASDLRVRVTDPHHAPVSGAHVALYEGQHVIAVQTTTAEGTAEFHNIADTNYRVEVLAPGFALFSTTVSGTTEQIGASLSLSNVNTSVNVTAARTPLPTEDSPVSNADLTATELKDLQPVAAGDAIRFLPGAIVSNAGQRGGLTSLFVRGGESRYNKVILDGVTVNDPGGTFDFGVVPMTDIDRVEFVRGAESTLYGSDAMTSVVQFFTRNGSTRTPELRFGADGGTFQTANGYAAFSGAIHRFDYNLFGNQFNTLGQGINDSYWNSSQGANLGFAVTPKLQLRFHARHNNSFVGIPGEWWFNGQPLLPPDRDAHATQNNFLSSLDLSYASGKWQHRLTGFEYNHVRNDVDTVQEPGRQTPAYGNFDYPYHDFASMNRAGLEYQGDVWERTWTRTTFGYRFEDENGFVGDITAPPLGHGLRRNHSLYGQQVFAAHRATLIAGLRYEHNESFGNRAVPELAASYLLWNGRGPLGAFRLRGRYAGGIKEPRFEESFGVGGYNIIANPNLKPETNRSLEAGFDQSFFANKYALSAVYFDNLFRNRVDFNIIDYSTFEGQYVNVNKSFAQGAEIDLQGRPTERIQFQGAYVYTSGQILAAPFASGPLAQGNPLLRRPRHSGNLLVSYTRHRFGGTLGGTFLGRRFDSDFLGLEPPITYTAGYARFDLGAWYEFHPRITAYANFENFLNRKYEDVAGYPGLKANFRAGLRFRLGGE from the coding sequence TTGCGTTTCACCTATTTCCTTTTTCTCCTGCTGATAACACCGACCGCGTTCGCATCTGATCTGCGAGTCCGTGTCACCGACCCGCATCACGCGCCGGTCTCTGGTGCTCACGTTGCGCTCTACGAAGGCCAGCATGTTATCGCCGTCCAGACCACCACCGCCGAAGGCACCGCCGAATTTCACAATATCGCCGACACCAATTACCGCGTCGAAGTGCTCGCGCCCGGTTTCGCATTGTTTTCAACTACCGTCAGCGGAACCACCGAGCAGATCGGTGCCTCTCTCAGCCTCTCCAACGTGAACACCAGTGTGAACGTCACCGCCGCGCGTACACCGCTGCCCACCGAAGATTCCCCGGTAAGCAACGCTGATCTCACCGCCACCGAACTGAAGGATTTACAACCGGTGGCCGCGGGCGACGCCATTCGTTTCCTTCCCGGGGCCATCGTCTCCAATGCCGGCCAACGTGGTGGCCTGACTTCGCTCTTCGTCCGCGGCGGCGAATCGCGCTACAACAAGGTGATCCTCGACGGCGTGACCGTGAACGACCCCGGTGGCACCTTCGATTTCGGCGTAGTGCCCATGACCGACATCGATCGCGTCGAGTTCGTGCGTGGGGCCGAAAGCACTCTCTATGGCTCCGACGCCATGACCAGCGTCGTCCAATTTTTTACCCGAAACGGCAGCACCCGAACTCCCGAGCTTCGTTTCGGAGCCGACGGCGGCACCTTCCAAACCGCCAACGGATATGCAGCGTTCTCCGGAGCAATCCATCGCTTCGACTACAACCTGTTCGGGAACCAATTCAACACCCTGGGGCAGGGAATCAACGATTCCTACTGGAATTCCTCACAAGGCGCCAATCTCGGTTTTGCAGTCACTCCGAAACTGCAACTCCGCTTTCACGCCCGCCACAACAACAGCTTCGTAGGGATTCCCGGCGAGTGGTGGTTCAATGGTCAACCGCTTCTTCCACCCGACCGCGACGCGCACGCCACCCAGAACAATTTCCTTTCCAGTCTCGACCTCAGCTACGCCAGCGGAAAATGGCAGCACCGCCTCACTGGGTTCGAATACAACCACGTCCGCAATGACGTCGATACCGTGCAGGAGCCCGGCCGGCAAACCCCGGCCTACGGAAACTTCGACTACCCCTATCACGACTTCGCCAGCATGAATCGCGCCGGCCTCGAGTACCAGGGCGATGTCTGGGAGCGCACCTGGACGCGCACGACCTTCGGCTATCGCTTCGAAGATGAGAATGGCTTCGTCGGAGACATCACCGCGCCGCCGCTGGGCCACGGCCTGCGCCGCAATCATTCGCTTTACGGACAGCAGGTCTTCGCCGCCCATCGCGCCACCCTCATCGCTGGCCTTCGTTACGAGCATAACGAGAGCTTCGGTAACCGAGCCGTACCAGAACTCGCGGCCAGCTACCTGCTCTGGAATGGACGCGGCCCACTGGGAGCATTTCGCCTGCGGGGCCGCTACGCCGGGGGCATCAAGGAGCCGCGCTTCGAAGAGTCCTTCGGAGTAGGCGGGTACAACATCATCGCCAATCCCAACCTCAAGCCGGAAACCAATCGCAGCCTTGAAGCCGGTTTCGACCAGTCGTTCTTCGCCAACAAGTACGCTCTGAGCGCCGTTTACTTCGACAACCTTTTCCGCAATCGCGTCGACTTCAACATCATCGATTACTCGACTTTCGAGGGCCAGTACGTCAACGTGAACAAGTCCTTCGCCCAGGGTGCTGAAATCGATCTCCAGGGTCGGCCCACCGAGCGCATCCAATTCCAGGGAGCCTACGTTTACACTTCCGGCCAGATCCTCGCCGCTCCGTTCGCCTCGGGCCCACTCGCCCAGGGCAATCCGCTGCTTCGTCGCCCGCGCCACTCCGGCAATCTGCTTGTCTCCTATACTCGCCACCGTTTCGGCGGCACGCTCGGCGGAACCTTCCTCGGCCGCCGCTTCGACTCTGACTTCCTCGGCCTCGAACCGCCCATTACATACACCGCCGGCTACGCACGTTTCGACCTCGGCGCATGGTACGAATTTCATCCCCGGATTACCGCTTATGCGAATTTCGAGAATTTTCTAAATCGCAAATACGAAGACGTTGCCGGCTATCCCGGCCTCAAAGCGAACTTCCGCGCCGGCCTGCGCTTCCGCCTGGGAGGCGAATAG
- a CDS encoding class II aldolase/adducin family protein encodes MTAYEVRQEIVRLGKSLHDKGFVAATDGNISVRLDERRVLATPTCLSKGMMTVEDLVVVDMQGRKLEGFREVSSEIAMHMMIYRKCPETAAIVHAHPPTATGFAAAGMPLDQPLVSEIVISLGSVPLAKYGTPGTQELVASLEPLVCSHHAVLMANHGVVAHAEDLCTAYMHMETVEHFAKIALTTHMLGTQQVLPPHRVEELDEIRRRLQEAKIAALRKV; translated from the coding sequence ATGACGGCATACGAAGTTCGCCAAGAGATTGTACGACTGGGTAAGTCGCTGCACGACAAAGGGTTTGTTGCTGCCACGGACGGCAATATTTCAGTCCGACTGGACGAGCGACGAGTGCTGGCTACGCCTACCTGCCTGAGCAAGGGCATGATGACGGTCGAGGACCTGGTGGTCGTCGATATGCAGGGGCGCAAGCTGGAAGGCTTCCGCGAGGTCTCCAGCGAGATCGCCATGCACATGATGATCTACCGCAAGTGTCCGGAGACAGCGGCAATTGTGCACGCGCATCCGCCGACCGCCACCGGGTTCGCAGCGGCAGGAATGCCACTGGATCAGCCGCTGGTGTCCGAGATCGTCATATCGCTCGGATCAGTACCGCTGGCGAAGTATGGAACGCCGGGAACTCAAGAACTGGTCGCATCACTCGAGCCGCTGGTGTGCAGTCACCACGCCGTCCTGATGGCGAACCACGGAGTAGTGGCGCACGCCGAAGATCTCTGCACCGCCTACATGCACATGGAGACGGTAGAGCACTTCGCGAAGATTGCCTTGACCACGCACATGCTGGGAACACAGCAGGTTCTTCCGCCGCATCGGGTGGAAGAACTGGACGAGATTCGACGGCGGTTGCAGGAAGCAAAAATCGCGGCACTCCGAAAAGTCTAA